The sequence ACTGGCAACCGAGCTAACGTTCATCCACTCGTATTCACATTTGCTCACGACCCGATACGGCCAGGGCATTCGGGTCGATCTGGATATTGCCGACACGTTTCAGTCCTACCTGCTGCCCCCGCTGACGCTTCAGTTACTTGTTGAAAATGCGGTCAAACACAATGTCGTTTCGGCCAATCGACCGCTTCTTATTCGCATTTCGACCAGTGAAACCGGTGCGCTCTGCATCTGGAACAATTTACAGCGTAAGTTCAACAGCCACACGAAATCTACGCAGAAAGGATTATTGAATATTACAGAAAAATATCGTCTGCTGGACCTCCCCCCTATTCAAATCACCGAAACCGAGGAGTCGTTCGAAGTGGTGATACAACTGATCAAACCGGCCTGACTTTCCACTGGCTTTTCTTTCCGCTTCACGGACTCAAAACGGTGCTTCATCCGCTTGCTGATTGATTGTACCCCCTCCCGACTGCCATCTTTGAACCGTCGACGCAAAAACCACCGTCGACTGCGCCAAAATCCTCTTTTTACAGTAACTACAACAAATACTCATGAAACGATTTAATACCTTTATTCTGGCTGTTACAGCCGTATTATTAGTCTCGCTGTCGGGATGTAAGAAAGAAAATGACACGGTTGTTCAGCCTGATGGAACTACCACTGGAACAGGTTCGCTGGCTTTCGTTGGAAAAAGTCTAATGATGACCTCTTTTCAAATCAGCCCTGCCATCGACATGGATGGCGATGGTAAAATTGATCCGGACCTGATGGTATTTATGCGTCCCTGCGACAAAGACAACACGGTCGTTTTCGAGAAAGGTGGTAAACTATCGGGCAGCAATGGTCAGCTTTCCTGCGCCAATGATCAGACAGACCCCTCGGTCGTGAAACCCAGCACCTGGTCATATAACGAACAGACGAAAGTGATTCGCATCATTAACGGAACTGATGCAACTGATGTATCGGAATGGAAAGTGATCGAAGCTTCGTCGACAACGCTGAAAGTGGAAGTTTCTGTCAAAGAAGACGGCGATTCCCACAAAGCGATTATGAGCTGGAAAGCGGTATAAAGAGTAGCAACTAGCGGTCTTCCAACTTATAGTTTATACGTAATCTTCATGAATGTGGTTGATTACAAACCGATAAGAGACTGTGTAAAAATGGCAACCTGAATAAAAAAAGGAGCCAGTAGGTCTGTAATGTGAATCAAGGGTTAAAAGTGACAAACGCAACGAGTGGGTAAGTTTGTGGAATGCTATAACTACAACTTATTGCCCTCAACGACTACGTTTGCGGCTGCTATGCTACGCACCCAGCCCTACATTTCCAAGGCCATACCTAAAGGCCGTAGCGGCAATAATTATTGCCCCACTTTCACCGATCAGGAACTGATGACAACTTATCTTTTCGGCCTACTCAAAGAACGCTTTACGCTGCGGCAAACCTACGATTCTATCACTGATCACTGGGGCGAAGGTTCCCCGGTTGCCATTCTATCAAGCTGTCATCCATCAGCTTGATAGAATGGCATTTTGAGACGTTGATTGATGAATTGAGTCGGCACTTGCAAAATCGAGATGACGTGCTGCTAACCGACTCCTTGCCCATTATTCTGTCCCGGCGGCCTGAGGCCGCCACCATAGCTCACAATGGGCTGATAAAGGCTATTGTGCCACCATACGACTCTTGTGTCTCGGTGTAAGTGGTATATGGTGGCTACGGACCCATTGGGGTATATACCAATCCCGAGCCTGATGCAACTAACAGCGATTTCGGTCAATGACCTGCCTGCTTTACGCCAACAGGTAGCGCCCTTTCGAGCCGTCGCTTTGGTTGGCGACAAAGCCTATGGGAGTCGTTCGTTACAGGAGGAGCTAGCGACTCATCAAGCCGTTATCCTGCATACGCCCGGTAAAGTGGCCAGCAGTAAACCATGCGTCGATACAGGAAATAAGCTCGATTAAACTAGTCAGCCGATTGAAAGTTTATTTAAGTGGCTCATTATCAAAATTCAGATTCAGCATGGAGGCCGGATACGATCAAAAAAAGGCCTGTTTTTACATTGTTTAGGCCGATTAGCGGCTGGGCTATACATTCTTATGTTTAACCCTAGATGCACATTATTAGGCCTAAAAACAGGTCTTACTCGTCCTTATCCTCTTTCTTCTTATTTTTATTCGGATCACGCTTCGTAATCAGTTCGCCATCTTTGAGCTTCTTTGATACAGCGATAAACGGCCCCGAAATAATCTGTTCACCTGGTTTCAGGCCCGAGAGGATTTCGATGTTCTCAAAGTCGCTAATGCCCGTTTTTACCTCGCGCTGGGTGGCTTTCCCTCCAACATTGACGAAGACAATTTCTTTGGGTTTATCTTTCTTTTCGGGCTGGTCGGCTGGCGGCTGAACGGCGTTATTGTCGTCATCATCCGACTTTTCTTTCTGTCCGGTGGCGTCAATACCAACTCCGCGCGTCGTTACGGCGGCAATCGGAACAGCCAATACACCTGATTTCCGGTCGGTGATGATCTCAACGGAAGCGGTCATTCCCGGCTTAAATGGATAGCCCTTTTTGTCTTTCTGTGCCAATAGGTCAGCATACGAATTATTGAGAATTTTTACTTTTACCTCAAACTCCGTAACAGCATCAGCCGAAACCGTAGCCGCAGCAGCTGCCCCTGACGAACTCGTCAGACCATTGGCGGTATTGGCAATTTCATAAACAATCCCTTTGAATTTACGGCCAGCGGTGGTATAAGAGTCAACTTCAATGTCGGCCGTATCGCCCAAATTAGCGCGAACAATATCGTTCTCGTTCACATTGACGCGCACCTCCATATTTTGAAGATTGGCAATGCGCATGATCTCGGTTCCGGCCATCTGCGACGTACCAACAACCCGCTCCCCTAATTCAATGTTCAGCTTCGATACCGTTCCATTAACGGGCGAGTAAATGGTGGTTTTACGCAGGTTCTCACTGGCATCGCGCTGGCTGGCTTCTGCACTCTGAATATTAAACTGGGCAGCCCGAACATTGGCATTCGCAGCTTCAACTTCCTGCTTCGCTACATTAAAGTTAGCTTCACTGGTTTCCAGGTCAGCCGATGATACCACTTTATCCGTAAAGAGTTTGCGGGTTCGGTCATAATCGGCTTTTGCCCGAATCAAACGTGCGTTCGACTGGGCTACCGATGCCTTCGATTGCTCAAGCTGCGCCCGGCTCTGGTTGACGGTCGCTTTGGCACGAGCCATCATCGATTCATAGTTATCTGGCCGGATACGACACAACAACTGGCCCGCTTTAACCGGGTCGCCTTCATTAACATAGAGACCAATAATTTCACCGGATACATCAGGGCTGATTTTTACTTCGACCTGTGGTTGAACACGGCCAGACGCGCTAACCCGTTCGGTGATATTGATCCGTTTAACGGTGGCAAAATCTACTTCTGTCGATTTAGGTTTGCCAATCATGCCTGTTTGTTTGGCAGCGACTAATCCGCCAACAAGCAGAACAATTATTCCCCCTAATATCCACCAAATCCTGTTTGACTTCTTTCTCATAATGGTTGAATTGTGAACGAGCGAATTTATGAATAGTTTGACGAGAAATCATCCTCGTGAACGCCAGTCCGGTCATTCAACAATTCACACATTCGCTAATTGAAGGCGAGTGGTTTGTTTTGGTAATAGTCTAAAATCTTGGTTCGGAAAACGTAATCGTATTTAGCCTGCACCAGACTAGCTCTGGCGCGGTCGAGATTTGTTTTGGCAATGCTATAATCTGTTGCGTTGATAGCTCCGGCGTTTAATCGGCTCTCAGCAACCTGAAACGCTTTTTCGAGCGATGATACCTGCACTTGTGTCGCCCGGAATTTGTTGGCGGCAGCTCTCATACCGGTGTAGGCCGTTTCAATCTGTTGGCGCAATGTTAGTCGCGTATTCTGGGCCGTTAGTTCAGCAGTCTGTTGCTGGATTTTGGCCGTTGTAACCCGGTTTCGGGACAAATTACCCTGAAAGATCGGAACTCGCAGGAACACGGAGGCCGACTGGCTAAAATTATTTTCGAGCTGACTACCGTACGCTATTCCTTTAATATCGGAGCCCGGAATGTTGGCATAAACGGGGAGCTGATTACCACTTGGATCGGTATAAAAACCAATTGTTTGCTGATTAAACTGACCATTAGGCGATTGACTCAGAGCGGCACTCGAATAAAGCGTGTTCAGGTTTCCATTCAACGATAAGGTTGGATACAAGCCGCCTTTAGCCACCTGAACGCCGAGCGTAGCGCTTTTAACACGCAGATCAGCCCCTTTTACTTCGGGCAGATTCGTAGCCGCCACATCATAAAGTTGCTGCACCGTAGCGGTATAGGGGTCCAAGCCCGGATCTGGCACATTAACGGGTTCAACTTCAAACGCCTGGTTAATGGGCACATTCATAGCCTGAAGCAACGCTACCCTGGCCAAATCGAGCGTATTCTGAGCGGTCACAATATCAACTTCATTACCGGCAAGTGTAGCCCGTAATTCATACAGATTTGCCTCGGGCGCTGATCCGGCATTCACTAATCGTTGTGTCCGTTCGAGCTGCGCCCGTGTCACATCAGCCTGCCGTTGTGCTACAGCCAGTTGTTCCGTACCGGTCAGCACATTCAGGTAATTCTGCGCTACTGTTAACGACACATTGTTTTTTGTTGCACTAAGCTCCTGCTGGCCAGCCTGGAGCGCAAGCTCATTTTGTTTTACCGTATTACGTAGTACCAATCCATTGTATATGGTCACTGACGCATTCAGTTGGTAGTTACTGGACCGAATGGTCTGTTGAACGAATGTATTGTCCTGAGGGTTGATGCTGCGCCCGCCATTAACAGCCTGGTTGGTCTGAAAGCTAGTGGTCGGTAATTGATTTAGTCGGGACTGTCTTAACTGCAAATCGCTGTTGGCGACCGTCAACTGCCCTTGCCGAATCAGAATATTATTTTGCTGGGCGATCTCGATGCACTGCAATAAATTTAGCCGGGCGGGTGCTCCAGCCGCTAACGCTGTAGTAACGTCACCGGTCGACGCTGTAGTGGGCGTACTCTGGGCATACGTTCCTGATAAACTCGTTGTGAATAGCAGAGCAACAACGGCCCCGACTTGTTTCCACGCCACTTGCATGTTCGCTGGATTTTGATGGTTCAATGTTACAAACTTACCTTCGGGGCAACTATTATTTTGGGATAAACGGCGCAAACTAAGCATGTTTCTGGTTTATAATTCGGATATACTTACGGAAGATGAGTTTCGGCTACCAGTCGACGACCGGGCCTTCCAATATGGAGATGGCCTTTTTGAAACCATCCGTTACGAAAACAACCACCTTTGGTTCTGGCCTGACCATATGACCCGGCTCACAACCGGGATGGCAGCTCTCCGTTTACAATTACCTGTACATTTTACTGAATCGTCGGTTCAGCAGCTCATTCTTCAGTTGCTTTCGACCA comes from Spirosoma aureum and encodes:
- a CDS encoding TolC family protein, coding for MQVAWKQVGAVVALLFTTSLSGTYAQSTPTTASTGDVTTALAAGAPARLNLLQCIEIAQQNNILIRQGQLTVANSDLQLRQSRLNQLPTTSFQTNQAVNGGRSINPQDNTFVQQTIRSSNYQLNASVTIYNGLVLRNTVKQNELALQAGQQELSATKNNVSLTVAQNYLNVLTGTEQLAVAQRQADVTRAQLERTQRLVNAGSAPEANLYELRATLAGNEVDIVTAQNTLDLARVALLQAMNVPINQAFEVEPVNVPDPGLDPYTATVQQLYDVAATNLPEVKGADLRVKSATLGVQVAKGGLYPTLSLNGNLNTLYSSAALSQSPNGQFNQQTIGFYTDPSGNQLPVYANIPGSDIKGIAYGSQLENNFSQSASVFLRVPIFQGNLSRNRVTTAKIQQQTAELTAQNTRLTLRQQIETAYTGMRAAANKFRATQVQVSSLEKAFQVAESRLNAGAINATDYSIAKTNLDRARASLVQAKYDYVFRTKILDYYQNKPLAFN
- a CDS encoding efflux RND transporter periplasmic adaptor subunit, translating into MRKKSNRIWWILGGIIVLLVGGLVAAKQTGMIGKPKSTEVDFATVKRINITERVSASGRVQPQVEVKISPDVSGEIIGLYVNEGDPVKAGQLLCRIRPDNYESMMARAKATVNQSRAQLEQSKASVAQSNARLIRAKADYDRTRKLFTDKVVSSADLETSEANFNVAKQEVEAANANVRAAQFNIQSAEASQRDASENLRKTTIYSPVNGTVSKLNIELGERVVGTSQMAGTEIMRIANLQNMEVRVNVNENDIVRANLGDTADIEVDSYTTAGRKFKGIVYEIANTANGLTSSSGAAAAATVSADAVTEFEVKVKILNNSYADLLAQKDKKGYPFKPGMTASVEIITDRKSGVLAVPIAAVTTRGVGIDATGQKEKSDDDDNNAVQPPADQPEKKDKPKEIVFVNVGGKATQREVKTGISDFENIEILSGLKPGEQIISGPFIAVSKKLKDGELITKRDPNKNKKKEDKDE